In Frankiaceae bacterium, the DNA window TGCTCGGCGGTGACTGCGTGCTTCCCGATCTGCCGGGGCACGGCGCGTCTGTCTCTCAGGCGCCGTACGCGCTGGACGACTTTGTCGACACGGCGCGGGCTGCGCTGCGCGGCGGCGGCGACCTCGTCGGGTACAGCCTGGGTGGAACGGCCTGATGGTGGCCGAGCGTGACCGGCCGCGTCCCAGGTGAGCGCCTTCGCTCTGATCGGGGTGCGATCTGCGCTTTTTCCCCGCACGGCCCGCAACCC includes these proteins:
- a CDS encoding alpha/beta fold hydrolase, with product MYIIGATEQRRTVLLHGALASGPQLAGLADLLGGDCVLPDLPGHGASVSQAPYALDDFVDTARAALRGGGDLVGYSLGGTA